From the genome of Carassius gibelio isolate Cgi1373 ecotype wild population from Czech Republic chromosome A18, carGib1.2-hapl.c, whole genome shotgun sequence:
cacaggtgtgtttgtgtgaatgaagtTGCTCTGCCTGTCTTGACAAGCCCAGTGCAGAAGCAACACCTGAGCTGTTTCACTGTTAAGCAAACCTGCTAAGAACCTTTATTCCTTTGATGTTTTCCTTTCATCAGTTCACGTTCATTCACAGGTGTCCATCAACAACCCATCATTCAGATAATACTTAGATAAATAAGAAGTGCATGTATCATTTcctcaaatagaaaacaaatctACAGCAGTTCCAAAGAAGAGCACACAGAAATATCTGGCTCCTTTAGAGCTAGAGTTGGTCACTCCCTgcctcattcttaaaaaaaaaaaaaaaaaggtggccaGCTGATCACCAAGTGTACagccaataaaaataaataaacaaaaccccATCTAAAATGAGAACAAAAGTTCTCTGAGGAGCCAAGAGATGGGCAGGAGCCCAGCTTGACTGTTAACTGCTTCAGCCTGTCAGGGGTGAGGGAGGCGGAGTCTTTAGCAAAAAAATTAAGATGCATCAAATTCTTACTGACTTTGGCAGCTCCAGTCTCTTTACCACCCGGATTTTCAGGCCtagggaagaagaaaaaaatgatacaGAATTTTTGGTCAGTTGTCACTTTTTAGGCATGTGACAAATATTAAtgagaagaagaaataaaaacataatatcgATAACATACAGAGGTAAACTGGAAAACGAATCCTTTTTAACCCTATAAACTCTACTGCATCATGGTTCATCTGTGGCCTGTGTAGCGTCTCCTGCTGGTTTCTGTCCCGGCATCGACGAGATCAAAACTAAGGATAGGTATTTTTCAAAAATACTCTATTCGAATATTTGGACTCatgaaaaaacaaatatttgaatattcatttatttaaatgacatttaacgagatttttttttgctaaataatcAACTGTTTGGCTTTTCTGAACAAGCTTATGATTAGGCATCATAAACAACAATGTTCTACAACATTACGATAGCTCAAGATTTTAATTTAGGTAAAAAtgtttgtaattaataaaaaatgtataaataaaatatatatatataaagaacaaAAGCATTCAAGCTCAAGCcggaaaaactgaaaaaaataaaaaaaaataaagcagactATGCCAATTACAGTACAACAATAATATCCACATGATAGCTGCCTCCTCAGTCTGCTAACAATAGGAACAGACGTTCCACAGAGACAACGTTTCTTACAGCGCTTTGTGCTTTCTGTTCTCAAAATACTCTCCTTCGAGAAAACTTAAAGGAAGCATGTGTCTCAGGATCATTTCTCTATCAGATGCTCTCCTTGGCTCACTCGGGGTACAGCTGGCTTTACCTGCAGTCGTGAATGCAGTGATGGACAGCTGCATTTCCTCACTCGACTGGTGTATGGATTTCATGTGATTTCTCATTATGGTGGTGCCATTATATTAACTcagtttataataaattataataaaataaattataataaaatcagtttcactgatttatttgatcaaaagtaattCTATTTTGTAAGTTTATTTTGGTCAGAGTAATTCTAAACTTATTGTGTGATCAAATACAAATCAATTTGTTATTCATGCTCCACAGCGCCACCCAGTGCACTTAATTATGACTGACTTCTAGTTTGCATGTCTAGGATTTATCATGGATTCCCTGCATTATCAGCCAGCAAAGCAACACATAGTAAAATTCGAATAGTGTTTTAATTTTAGATCGAATATTCAAATGTTTGTGCCCAACCGTAATCAAAACCTTGTTGAAAAACATGTTGGACAACATCTAATACATGCCATATATCATATGATAGTTCATACAATTTTAGCAAGTAAGGGGCCTTTTAATATAATTCTACAAGCATCTCCCTTTAGCTCGTGGCTTGGCATGAACTTTTAACGTTTGCATGAGTTTTATGAAgtaaatataaatgatataattttttcaatttgattaatGCACTAGGCCATATCCCATTCTCAAAACCAATGCAAAAACAGCAACCTGGCGAATAACAGTTGCATTTACTTGCTAATGCCAATTTTGACTCCCATTTGGCACaaatttatttttctcaaatttATGGAATATACATGGGTCTTATTTCTCTGGGTGGAAAATCCCATCCCtgactttttttatgtaaagtcTATCTATAGTCCTTACTGGTTTGGTGCAACTCACTTTCTCAGTTTGTCTGCAGAAGCAGGTGTAAGTGGAGCAGAATGGGAGGAGGGGGAAAGGCTGCGGCTCACTGCAGGTGAGTGGGAGGGGCTTTGTCTGATGCTCCCGCCCCTCCTGTATGCTGAGCTGTGACTCCGCCGCTGGTAACGATCACCTGAACGAGAACGCGAGCGAGACCTAATGGAGAGAGTGTTTCATCCAATCAATTTCACAAAAGAAAGCTCTTAACAAGGGTTTGAAATTCTTTAGCAAGCTCTCTTGCCTGGTTCGTCTGTGGCCTGTGTAGCGCCTCCCCCTGTCCCGGTCTCGGTCTCTTTCCAGGTTTCTGTCTCTACCCCGATCTGTGGAACGAGACCTAGTCCTGTCGTATCGTCTCCTCGAGCCTCCACTGCGTTGCCGTGAACGGGAGTCAGACCGTCGGCGAGAGCGAGATCGAGATCTGGAGTAACGGCTGTCCCGGTCCCTGCCCCCACGAGAATGACGACTCCGGCGGGAACGTGAGGATGAGCGTGAGGACCGGTGTGAAGAGgagcgggaggaaaaagacgagTGACTGGAGGAAGAACGTCTTCGGCTAAGAGAAATACACAATGTGCTATGTCATCACGAGCAAcctacaaaaatgtattaatgtgacAATACAAGCCTAATCTAATCGCAGAGCtgtcaaaatgtaaattattccacaCCGGTTTTATCTCTGAATCAAAAATAATCAACTAATACTAAATGGGCAACACATGGTTGGTCTCCCatctattttaaatgatcagcaaTCATTTTAAAGCTCACCCAATGACCGTTCTCTTAGCACACTGGCTACATGTTATCACAGCTGAACAAGCTTatgaataaatgaagaaaaaagccACTAATGAGCCAGAAAGTAGAAAGTGGAAGTTACCGACCGGGAGCCCCTGCTATGACCTGCGGTGTTGGAGGAGGTGTGGCTTGACGCCGCTGCAGGCGGGGCTTGTGTGGCTGAGGCTCCCTCATCATCACTGCCCCCAAAGCTGGTGATGAAAGTGATCTTATCATTGCCTGGAGTTCGAGAACGAGAGCGTGACTCTGAACTTGAGTCTGACTCTGGCCTGGGACAAAAAGGAGGGAAAATAAGAGTggtaagaaacatttttaatacatgATGTACACTACTATTAAAAAGTCTGGggccattactccaatcttcagtgtcacatgatccttcagcaaTTATTCTAATACGCTAATTTGGTGCTCcataaatatttctttttaataacaatgatgaaaacagctgtgctgcttaatattttcatggaaaccaCTTTTaggatgaatagaaaaaaaaaagcatttattcgaAAGAGAAAATTTTAGcagaattataaatgtattttagtgtCACTTTATCAATTTATGAATACATTTGACCAGGTAGTGTATTCAGTTGTTGATGCATAATATATTTAGTCATCTGTCCCATACTGATCATTAATCTTTAGTCATACTGTGTTGTGCCTGTTCATTTATCCTATTTTGACATTTAGATTATCTTTGCCATCCTCTAACACTCAAAActaataattcaaatattttatttgactttttaatACTGGCCATTTAATGATTCATATCAGCAACATGAAAATCAGTTTAAAGATATTGGTTAGAATCTCAATATTCAATCTCTCTTTTTGTAGGATAAATATCTATATTCAAAACATAAGACACTTTTTTAATAGATTGATGCtgcagcttgaaagatcaaagacaatttttaatataactgtggattcgtctgaaagaagaaagccatatacacctaggatgacttgggggtgagtaatttatgggctaattttcatttttgggtgaactaaccctgtaaTATGACAATTTATAAATTCAAAACTAATGTGCCAAGTATCAGTCCATTAACACTTACCGTTTGTAGGGGTCGTATGTAGGACTGTCTCTTCTGGCATAGCTGTTTTTGAAacgtacaaaaataaaaatttcagtttattttcaatTCAGTTAATCAATTTCAATAATGTGTGCAGTTGGTgtacattataacatttacacacacacacacacacacagacacacacacacacacacacacatatatatatatatatatatatacaaaaaacaaaacattttacatgCCAGTTAATTATTGGGTAGTCAGTGACAAACACAAAATGTGTAGCTATATTTTATGGGCTGTTACCTGGGTGGGCTGATCTGCCTGCCTTTCATATACTTCTCTCTAAACTCTCTCCGCTGTCTGCGAGACCGCCGGCCCTGATGGAAAcagaacaacattactattacaAATACTAATAATCAAACGCATACATGGGAGGAAGTTGAAAAGATTCTGCCCATACAGAGTACATGGCCTTCTCTGCCTCCAGTGCTTTTGCATGCTTAATGGCCTCCACTTCCTCCTTGTCCTTCCTCAACATCCTAACATAAagaaaaaactgcattttatCTACATTTCGTGTCTGTCAAAAAAAAGTACAAGATCATTACAATGCATTTATTCAGATATCTTCTCCAAATATGCTCAAGTGGTGAATTTCCTCTGATAAgtttgcatttcatttatttagttagAGAATCAGCGAACAAACCACACAAAGTCCCCTTCTGCCATGCCATAAGTGGTGCCCATCTTGTTAATCTCCGTCACCTGCTCTGGGTTCAGTTCATCTACATCCACCTCAACATCTACAAATTGGGAAAGCATTCACACACATATTGTAAGGGTATTACTttctatattaaattaaatgacataTCTATAGTGTTCCtaaattttaaactgaaatatccTAACAGGAAGTGTGCAGTTTATGAAAAACACACCAATGTCAGGGATGACTTCGTCTTCCTCAGACTCGCTGTTTTCTGAGTCATCCTCATTTCCCTTCTCCATCTGTTCTTCTGGTTCAGTCACTGTAGTGTCCTCATATGTATAACCGATCTGAGCTTTCTTCTCAGAGAGTCtaacagtggaaaaaaaaaagaatgtgatgTGATCCTTCtaacaaaatgtacttttaacCACATTTGTTTTAAGTACTGATGCACAAGTTCATACTTTTTCTTCTCATCCTCATTTGGTTTCTGTAGGCCGCCGTAGAGTTCATCCACATAGATCTGGTACAGACACTGTTCCTCTGAGACTATAATGGGACAAGAACATTTTTTGTGGATTCTTTCAAGTTTATCAGTAACATTATAAGGATCACAACTGTTAAAGTAAAAAAGGCAGAATTAAATCAAAAGAAACTCACTGTTCGCAAAGTCATTCTGCACCAGACCTCTATAGCGCTCGTAATTGCACTTCCTCTCTTCTGATTCCTGCTCTGTGGTGCTGTGACAGAAacaaattcaagtttattttttgtatagcactttttacgatacaaatcaatgaagtgaatcAAAAATTTACACAAAACAGAAACCAGTTCAGCATAATTTTATCAAAGCCTCTTTAACCCCTGGTAGGTCTTCAGTTGTTTaagactgaattttttatttcatcagaATGTCACAAAAGTCTATATGAACACAAAAATAGAAGTTAACACCATTAACCACCAGCATAGTATATGAATGGAAAATCTAATAAATAcagagcatttttttattttatcatgtctaaatatatattcaaatgcaaAATCTAATAGAAATATGTAGTTGTGTCAACAAGTACTCTTATAAATGATTTAGAGAACATACATGTCTACATATATTGGGCTACACAGACATTTAGTTGTTACACCATGATGGAATTAAATGATTTCCTGTATTTCTCCTACCAAATGGCACTAATCTGCCTTCCATGCAttggattttaaatgcatttactctatttttaacttttaacaatgtattaattgaaaataaatctatattttttaatatttgtatttggaTATAGAAATAAATGGTGCATATTTTAGTGATGGATATTGTCTAGCATGAAATGCCctcaaaacaaaatattacagaaCAAATACTATTGGATaaactatagtaaaaaaaaaaatatatattgttcccTAAAGGAGGAATACCAGAGGGTTAAACTAAAAAACAGATGGAAAATTAAACCACACTTGTTTGTTTGCATACTCAAgttgattattttatattttcctaCGAGGCAGATGCATTAAGATCAGACTACTCACGTAGTGTTTAGGAGAGGTGGTGTGTAGGTGGGGATGTAGTCCAGGTGTGCCCTGACATCAAACCTATCAACCATGTTGCTGGTATCTCCTTGCCAAGGCATCCTGTTAGGACAAAGGATGAAGTTGTGACAGTTTTCCAAACTTTCCAGGacgattaatcaaaataaaccCCAAATCGCGATATGGCTTGGCGCGATTTTCAAATTGCCAAAAGGCTGTGATTTAAACTAAAAAATGATATGCACtgcatgtttcagagtgaagcaATGGAAGCAGCTCATTAAACACCAGTGCAGAACTTCATCTCTGCCTCTGCACTGAATTTGGGTTAATTTACTCTGCATATGGGAACGCAACATGCGCCAACCATCTTATACTTATAGCGCATATTTTTATGAGAAATGCTTATCTTCTACTTTCCAATAATAATTAGTATCATAGAACCATATTCATATATAATACATTGTGCACAGCAAAGCTAACAAACAACATGGTTTCTTCCCAAATCGATGATCCATATGCTAGTAACATACATGTTGATGGGACTCTCAGCTGCCAGGGCTACAGCTGAATCCAGATGGATTTTGTATGCCTGGCCATGTACCTGCAGGAACTGGGCTGGATCCTTTTTCTACACAGAATGAGAGAAGCATGATGCAtgattgttcatttaaaacttctATCCATGACCAAGATTAAGCTGTGCTCAAAAAACAAAGAATGAAAGTGCAGTCCAAGTCACAGACTTCTGTCCTTCGACTTACGATTTTCTCATAGTACTGTCTGCGTCTCTCTCCACGCCGCTTGTAGTCCACCATCATCCCGCGCAGTTTGCGCTCATGTTTGCGGGCCTCCTGCCACATGACTGCTCCGCTTGGGGTAGGGGCGCGTCGGGGCAGGGCTGCTGCTAGGGGACACAGAAGGTGCAAATCAACCAACCCTAACTGCCACATATAATACCATTCTGAATCAGAATTTTGTACATCTTTACAtttacagaaaagtatattttaacATTAGAAAACCCATACCAAATACATTATGCTAAATTATTTTATACTCTATGGATTTCCCTACTTCACGTAAAGTACTACAATAACTATACAATAAAACATGACACTTGTGAAACATAAAACTGTcttgaacacaaaatatacaaACACTTAAAGGGAAAGTT
Proteins encoded in this window:
- the LOC127934189 gene encoding CLK4-associating serine/arginine rich protein, whose protein sequence is MWQEARKHERKLRGMMVDYKRRGERRRQYYEKIKKDPAQFLQVHGQAYKIHLDSAVALAAESPINMMPWQGDTSNMVDRFDVRAHLDYIPTYTPPLLNTTTTEQESEERKCNYERYRGLVQNDFANISEEQCLYQIYVDELYGGLQKPNEDEKKKLSEKKAQIGYTYEDTTVTEPEEQMEKGNEDDSENSESEEDEVIPDIDVEVDVDELNPEQVTEINKMGTTYGMAEGDFVWMLRKDKEEVEAIKHAKALEAEKAMYSGRRSRRQRREFREKYMKGRQISPPSYARRDSPTYDPYKRPESDSSSESRSRSRTPGNDKITFITSFGGSDDEGASATQAPPAAASSHTSSNTAGHSRGSRRRRSSSSHSSFSSRSSSHRSSRSSSRSRRSRHSRGGRDRDSRYSRSRSRSRRRSDSRSRQRSGGSRRRYDRTRSRSTDRGRDRNLERDRDRDRGRRYTGHRRTRSRSRSRSGDRYQRRSHSSAYRRGGSIRQSPSHSPAVSRSLSPSSHSAPLTPASADKLRKPENPGGKETGAAKPKMTPQEKLKLKMQKALNKQSKADKRAAQAKIQQQEHKRQEREGVLRAMARKIRMKEREQREKERDEWERHYGRQSLSPSPNAKHGRDYSSSRRRSRSRSRSPHYRY